The following proteins are encoded in a genomic region of Dermatophagoides farinae isolate YC_2012a chromosome 8, ASM2471394v1, whole genome shotgun sequence:
- the Wdr82 gene encoding WD repeat domain 82 — translation MVNAPNDSGLSSLLSSTSSSSSSSTTTTIRSSSYPSEMKLEENVLCNFHVAKLFQDNVDRINSIDFSPTGDTLISSSDDDSIVIYDCEKGIHKRTLNSKKYGVDLIHYTHAPNTAIHSSNKVDDTIRYLSLHDNKYIRYFHGHTKKVVTLCMSPIDDTFLSGSMDKTIRLWDLRSPNCQGLMHLVGRPVANFDPEGLIFAVGLNSETVKLYDLRSFDKGPFNAFKLQQDKECDWTGLKFSPDGKIIMIYTNGNVIHTIDAFMGRPLQTLKGHVNNKGLPLEASFTPDSQFIFSGSTDGRVHAWNATNGNYISNFTIDPHQGPVQCVQFNPKYMMLASACTTMAFSIPKIASTSTNEFLD, via the coding sequence ATGGTGAATGCACCTAATGATTCtggtttatcatcattattatcatcaacatcatcatcatcatcatcatcaacaacaacaacaataagatcatcatcttatccttcagaaatgaaattagaGGAAAATGTTTTATGTAATTTTCATGTGGCTAAATTATTCCAAGATAATGTTGATCGTATCAATTCGATCGATTTTTCTCCAACGGGTGATACATTGATTAGTTCatcggatgatgattcgattgtCATCTATGATTGTGAAAAAGGAATACATAAACGAACATTGAATAGTAAAAAATATGGCGTCGATTTAATCCATTATACACATGCACCGAATACAGCCATACATTCGTCAAATAAAGTGGACGATACGATACGTTATCTTTCATtacatgataataaatacatTCGATATTTTCATGGCCACACGAAAAAAGTCGTCACCCTATGTATGTCACCGATCGATGACACATTCTTATCTGGTTCGATGGATAAAACCATTCGTCTTTGGGATCTACGATCACCAAATTGTCAAGGCTTGATGCATCTAGTAGGACGACCGGTAGCGAATTTTGATCCCGAAGGACTTATATTTGCTGTTGGATTGAATAGTGAAACAGTCAAACTATACGATTTACGTTCATTTGATAAAGGTCCATTCAATGCGTTTAAACTGCAACAGGACAAAGAATGTGATTGGACCGGATTGAAATTTTCGCCAGATggtaaaattattatgatctaTACCAATGGTAATGTCATTCATACTATCGATGCATTTATGGGCCGACCGCTACAAACATTGAAAGGTCATGTGAATAATAAAGGATTACCGTTAGAAGCATCGTTTACACCGGATTCTCAATTCATATTCAGTGGTTCAACTGATGGACGTGTTCATGCATGGAATGcaacaaatggaaattatATTTCCAATTTCACAATTGATCCACATCAAGGACCAGTACAGTGTGTACAATTTAATCCCAAATATATGATGTTGGCATCGGCTTGTACGACGATGGCATTTTCGATACCGAAAATAGCATCAACCAGtacaaatgaatttcttGATTAA
- the Tbcc gene encoding tubulin-binding cofactor C, whose product MDPATIVDHVRREKTLVLDELNSLCDLQEKLSRIDEIFIKIEEIKKLVHQYAPTMIAYDLRSCNDIIKELEIAMQKYRSTNVPNKSFKFSFDVRKKPANKPVNSAKTMDSSSMIIQQAFDGPGFKNRSNENLILDKSEETDGKDIVIDSLDNCQIRIYGVPSSLRLICLRNCQIYTGPIQTSVYIEKCQDCRFEIIAQQIRIHETEKCDFYFHVTSRTIIENSFNLRFGPYQWSYEQLDNDYKRAGIDPQLNNWNCIDDFNCVQNPSPNWSLIAPLK is encoded by the coding sequence ATGGATCCTGCCACTATTGTTGACCATGTTCGTCGAGAAAAAACATTAGTTCTTGATGAATTAAATTCGTTGTGTGATCTCCAGGAAAAACTTTCaagaattgatgaaattttcatcaagattgaagaaatcaaaaaattggttCATCAATATGCACCTACAATGATTGCTTATGATTTACGTTCTTGTAATGATATAATCAAAGAACTTGAAATAGCTATGCAAAAATATCGTTCGACAAATGTGCCGAATAAAtcgtttaaattttcatttgatgttAGAAAAAAACCCGCAAACAAACCGGTGAATTCGGCCAAAACAATGGATTCATCTTCAATGATTATTCAACAGGCATTTGATGGTCCTGGAttcaaaaatcgatcaaatgaAAACCTAATATTGGATAAATCAGAAGAAACAGATGGAAAAGATATTGTTATCGATTCATTGGACAATTGTCAAATACGAATATATGGAGTTCCAAGCTCTTTACGATTGATTTGTCTTCGGAATTGTCAAATCTATACGGGACCAATTCAAACATCAGTATACATAGAAAAATGTCAGGATTGTCGATTCGAAATTATTGCTCAACAGATACGAATACATGAAACGGAAAAAtgtgatttttatttccatgtAACAAGCCGtacaataattgaaaattcattcaatttacgATTTGGCCCATATCAATGGTCATATGAACAATTAGATAATGATTACAAACGCGCTGGTATAGATCCTCAATTGAACAATTGGAATTGTATAGATGATTTTAATTGTGTACAGAATCCATCACCCAATTGGTCATTAATAGCAccattgaaatga